A window of Actinomycetota bacterium contains these coding sequences:
- the gcvPA gene encoding aminomethyl-transferring glycine dehydrogenase subunit GcvPA, with product MEFAPHTDDDLGAMLGVLGISSVDDLFRVIPEAIRLDRPLNISSGKCEMEVLRDLSALAGRNRSVEDLVCFMGAGAYDHHIPSIVWPLLSRGEFATSYTPYQPELSQGVLQALFEYQTMVCELTGMDVSNASLYDGAGALTEAVNLAQGATGRRAVVVAGAMNPAYARVLATQGAGLEIEIRNVAWGLDGTASPDAVRAAAEDAAAVVVQQPNFFGCLEDVAMLAEIAHQAGAKFVVHFDLTSAGILEAPGKLGADVVIAEGQPLGNHLSFGGPYVGVIACRRADVRRMPGRIVGETLDRLGRRAFVLTLQAREQHIRREKATSNICTNQTLNALAVAVTLAWLGPQGLREMGEQCLARASYARARLVEIAGATPVFSGPIFKEFAVRLPVDPVAVCARAAEDGFLAGVPLAQVMPGCGLDDALLVAVTEKRSRADIDGLAEAVARACKEVA from the coding sequence TTGGAATTCGCTCCGCATACCGACGACGACCTCGGCGCCATGCTCGGCGTGCTCGGGATCTCGTCCGTCGACGACTTGTTTCGCGTCATTCCCGAGGCGATCCGCCTTGATCGGCCGCTGAACATTTCCTCTGGGAAGTGCGAAATGGAGGTCCTGCGGGACCTTTCGGCGCTGGCCGGTCGGAATCGCTCAGTTGAGGATCTGGTCTGCTTCATGGGGGCAGGCGCCTACGATCACCACATCCCCTCGATCGTGTGGCCGCTGCTGTCGCGAGGGGAGTTCGCAACCTCGTATACGCCATATCAGCCTGAGCTGTCGCAAGGCGTACTGCAGGCATTGTTCGAGTACCAAACCATGGTTTGCGAGTTGACCGGGATGGACGTCTCCAACGCCAGTCTTTACGACGGCGCCGGGGCGCTCACAGAGGCTGTGAACCTCGCGCAGGGAGCGACCGGTCGCCGCGCCGTGGTTGTGGCGGGAGCGATGAATCCCGCTTACGCGCGCGTGCTTGCGACTCAGGGCGCCGGGCTTGAGATTGAGATCCGAAACGTGGCATGGGGTCTTGACGGCACCGCGTCGCCGGACGCCGTGCGCGCGGCCGCAGAGGATGCGGCGGCAGTCGTCGTTCAGCAGCCGAACTTCTTCGGATGCCTGGAGGATGTTGCGATGCTCGCCGAGATCGCACACCAGGCCGGAGCGAAGTTCGTCGTGCACTTCGACCTGACGTCCGCCGGGATCCTGGAAGCGCCGGGGAAACTGGGCGCGGATGTCGTGATTGCCGAGGGGCAGCCTCTTGGAAACCACCTCTCGTTCGGCGGTCCCTACGTTGGGGTGATCGCGTGTCGCCGCGCCGACGTCCGGCGAATGCCGGGGCGGATCGTGGGGGAGACCCTCGATCGTCTCGGACGGCGCGCCTTCGTGCTCACACTGCAAGCGCGCGAGCAACACATTCGTCGCGAGAAGGCAACGAGCAACATCTGCACCAACCAGACGTTAAACGCGCTCGCCGTCGCCGTGACGCTGGCCTGGCTCGGACCTCAGGGCCTTCGCGAGATGGGGGAGCAGTGCCTGGCCCGCGCTTCCTATGCGCGCGCGCGCCTGGTGGAGATTGCCGGCGCGACGCCGGTGTTCTCCGGGCCGATTTTCAAGGAGTTCGCCGTGCGACTTCCCGTAGATCCCGTGGCGGTGTGCGCGCGCGCGGCTGAGGATGGGTTCCTCGCCGGCGTTCCGCTGGCGCAAGTGATGCCGGGCTGCGGCCTCGACGATGCGCTGCTGGTGGCCGTAACCGAGAAGCGTTCGCGCGCCGACATCGACGGGCTCGCCGAGGCGGTTGCCCGGGCCTGCAAGGAGGTGGCCTGA
- the gcvH gene encoding glycine cleavage system protein GcvH: MYPEDLRYTREHEWARRDGDSVRVGITHFAQDSLGDIVYVDIPGPGTSVGAGQPFGEVESTKSVSDLFSPVTGTVAERNTDLEDAPELVNQDPYGRGWIVTIELADPSELENLLTASDYQAFVEAQSAE, from the coding sequence ATGTACCCCGAAGATCTTAGATACACGAGAGAACACGAATGGGCGCGTCGAGACGGCGACTCCGTGCGGGTGGGGATTACCCACTTCGCTCAGGATTCCCTCGGCGACATCGTCTACGTCGATATCCCGGGGCCGGGGACGTCGGTGGGCGCCGGTCAGCCGTTCGGCGAGGTCGAGTCAACCAAGTCGGTCTCGGATCTGTTCTCGCCGGTGACCGGCACCGTCGCGGAGCGAAACACCGACCTGGAGGACGCGCCGGAACTTGTCAACCAAGATCCCTACGGCAGGGGCTGGATTGTGACGATCGAGCTGGCCGACCCCAGCGAGTTGGAGAATCTACTGACGGCGTCTGACTATCAAGCCTTCGTGGAGGCTCAGAGCGCCGAATAG
- the gcvPB gene encoding aminomethyl-transferring glycine dehydrogenase subunit GcvPB produces MAEALGAIAEKLVFELSRPGRRASSMPALDVPPAPLHAIPEGLRRRVAPVLPEVAEGDLVRHYTRLSQRNYGIDLGFYPLGSCTMKHNPKMAEEAAALAGFRALHPLQPESQVQGALELLVDLERTLCEITGMAAVTFQPAAGAHGELAGLLMMRAYHQANGERRTRVIIPDSAHGTNPASVRLAGFEVSEVPSDARGLVDIDALEKLIGPDVAGLMITNPNTLGLFEENIERIAGLIHSVGGLLYYDGANFNAIIGHCRPGDMGFDIVHMNLHKTFATPHGGGGPGAGPVGVSPRVVPFLPSPRAVLDPATGTFRWDAGDSRSIGSLVSFWGNFGILLRAAVYARALGAEGLRHVSERAVLNANYLAARLGDVFEHAFPGQPMHEFVLTARRQKARGARAMDIAKRLIDYGYHPPTVYFPLIVDEAMMLEPTETESIETLDAFVEAMRAVDREIDEHPGLLHDAPISAPVSRPDEARAARDLHARWYPPAE; encoded by the coding sequence ATGGCTGAAGCCCTGGGCGCTATCGCCGAGAAGCTCGTATTCGAACTGTCCCGTCCCGGGCGCCGGGCAAGCTCGATGCCGGCTCTGGACGTACCGCCGGCTCCGCTGCACGCAATCCCTGAAGGGCTGCGACGCCGGGTCGCCCCCGTGTTGCCGGAAGTCGCTGAAGGTGATCTTGTTCGCCACTACACGCGCCTGTCGCAACGCAACTACGGAATCGATCTTGGGTTCTACCCACTCGGCTCGTGCACGATGAAGCACAACCCCAAAATGGCGGAAGAAGCTGCGGCTTTGGCTGGATTCCGGGCGCTGCACCCGCTTCAGCCTGAGAGCCAAGTCCAAGGCGCGCTTGAACTACTCGTGGATCTCGAACGCACGCTGTGCGAGATCACGGGCATGGCGGCAGTGACGTTTCAGCCTGCAGCCGGCGCGCACGGTGAGCTGGCCGGCTTGCTGATGATGCGGGCGTACCACCAAGCCAACGGTGAGCGACGCACGCGGGTGATCATTCCCGACTCGGCCCACGGCACCAACCCGGCGAGCGTACGCCTTGCCGGCTTCGAGGTTAGCGAAGTGCCCTCCGACGCCCGCGGGCTCGTCGACATCGACGCTCTGGAGAAGCTGATCGGGCCCGACGTAGCGGGGCTCATGATCACCAACCCCAACACCCTTGGACTCTTCGAGGAGAACATCGAGCGGATTGCCGGCCTGATCCACTCCGTCGGCGGGTTGCTGTACTACGACGGAGCGAACTTCAACGCGATCATCGGGCACTGCCGTCCCGGAGACATGGGCTTCGACATCGTGCATATGAACTTGCACAAGACGTTTGCGACCCCGCACGGCGGGGGAGGACCAGGTGCGGGACCCGTGGGCGTCTCGCCGAGGGTCGTTCCGTTCCTGCCGTCTCCGCGCGCAGTTCTCGACCCTGCGACGGGCACGTTCCGCTGGGACGCAGGCGATTCGCGGTCAATCGGTTCACTCGTTTCGTTTTGGGGGAACTTCGGGATTCTGCTGCGGGCGGCGGTCTACGCGCGCGCCCTGGGGGCCGAGGGGCTGCGCCATGTGTCGGAGCGAGCCGTTCTGAACGCCAACTACCTCGCCGCTCGCTTGGGAGACGTATTCGAACATGCGTTCCCCGGACAGCCGATGCACGAGTTTGTCTTGACCGCGCGCCGGCAGAAGGCTCGCGGCGCGCGCGCCATGGACATCGCCAAGCGCCTGATCGACTACGGCTACCACCCGCCGACGGTGTACTTCCCGCTAATCGTGGATGAAGCAATGATGTTGGAACCGACCGAGACGGAGTCGATCGAGACGCTGGACGCCTTCGTCGAGGCCATGCGCGCGGTCGACCGCGAGATCGACGAGCATCCGGGACTCTTGCACGACGCGCCGATCAGCGCTCCGGTGTCGCGCCCCGACGAA
- a CDS encoding MerR family transcriptional regulator, with amino-acid sequence MSKAASSVEHGFRGPKAAKLAAITYRQLDYWARQGIVVPSLQDAAGSGSQRLYSFSDVVRLKLINKLLVTGVSLQQIRKALDYVRDELRRPLQDVFLISDGGTIYARTSPDEIIDLLAGGQAVFAIAVGKVYEELQGSIAEFRKPPEGTEGEQSGDTAPGASRG; translated from the coding sequence ATGAGCAAAGCAGCTTCGAGTGTCGAGCACGGATTTCGAGGGCCGAAGGCCGCGAAATTAGCCGCGATTACCTATCGTCAGCTCGACTACTGGGCGCGACAGGGAATCGTGGTTCCGAGCCTGCAGGACGCCGCCGGCTCGGGGAGCCAGCGCCTGTACAGCTTCTCCGACGTCGTCAGACTCAAGCTCATCAACAAACTGCTGGTGACGGGCGTGAGCCTCCAGCAGATCCGCAAGGCGCTGGATTACGTGCGTGACGAGTTGAGGCGGCCGTTACAGGATGTCTTTTTGATCTCCGACGGCGGCACGATCTATGCGCGCACGTCTCCGGACGAGATCATCGACCTGCTGGCCGGCGGACAAGCTGTGTTTGCCATCGCGGTCGGCAAGGTCTACGAGGAGCTTCAGGGGTCGATTGCCGAGTTCAGAAAGCCGCCCGAGGGCACCGAAGGCGAGCAGTCCGGCGACACCGCGCCGGGAGCGTCCCGCGGCTGA
- a CDS encoding FHA domain-containing protein, whose translation MYCTRCGHRNPDEAGFCGACGEAQQRPEEQTLAISLDAVQEEAPPSLDELGPGQALLVIRTGPTAGSTVLLDKDVTRAGRAPECDVFLNDITVSRQHAEFLREGDTFTLKDAGSLNGTYVNRERVDVAQLASGDELQIGKFKLVFFGA comes from the coding sequence ATGTACTGCACGAGATGCGGTCACAGAAATCCAGATGAAGCCGGGTTTTGCGGTGCGTGCGGTGAGGCGCAGCAACGACCCGAAGAGCAGACTCTCGCGATTTCCCTTGACGCAGTGCAGGAAGAGGCACCTCCATCGCTCGACGAACTCGGTCCCGGTCAGGCTTTACTCGTCATCCGAACGGGGCCGACCGCGGGAAGCACGGTACTCCTGGACAAGGACGTGACAAGAGCCGGTCGCGCGCCGGAGTGCGACGTCTTCCTCAACGACATCACCGTCTCCCGCCAACACGCCGAGTTTCTCCGCGAAGGCGACACCTTCACGCTTAAAGACGCAGGGAGCCTGAACGGAACCTACGTCAATCGGGAGCGGGTCGACGTCGCCCAGCTAGCGAGCGGGGACGAATTGCAGATCGGCAAGTTCAAACTCGTTTTCTTCGGAGCTTAA
- a CDS encoding bifunctional nuclease family protein, whose product MDESNVIEMQLVGVRVELPTNQPIVLLRERTGERFLPIWIGPVEATAIAFALQGIVTQRPMTHDLLKSIIETTGVVVDRIVIVELRDTTFYANIEMTRNGETFSISSRPSDAIALAVRGSIPLFAAPEVLDEAGILIKDDDEEQEVAKFREFIESVTPEDFAP is encoded by the coding sequence ATGGACGAGTCCAACGTCATCGAAATGCAGCTGGTCGGGGTTCGTGTCGAGTTGCCGACGAACCAGCCGATCGTGTTGCTGCGCGAGCGCACCGGAGAGAGATTCCTTCCGATCTGGATCGGACCGGTAGAGGCCACGGCCATTGCTTTCGCCCTGCAGGGAATCGTGACCCAACGCCCGATGACGCACGACTTGCTGAAGTCGATTATCGAGACCACCGGAGTCGTCGTCGATCGAATCGTCATCGTCGAACTCCGCGACACAACTTTCTACGCGAACATCGAGATGACGCGTAACGGTGAAACGTTTTCGATCTCCAGCAGGCCGTCGGACGCGATCGCGCTGGCCGTCCGGGGTTCAATCCCGCTGTTCGCAGCCCCTGAGGTGCTCGACGAGGCCGGAATCCTCATCAAGGACGACGATGAGGAGCAGGAGGTCGCGAAGTTCCGCGAGTTCATTGAATCGGTGACTCCGGAGGACTTCGCTCCCTGA
- the hpt gene encoding hypoxanthine phosphoribosyltransferase: MSADPVHLLLTADEIQGRVREIGEEISHDYAGRSPILIGVLKGALVFVADLIRAIELPARVDFMSISAYGDGQSKSGVVRILKDLDEAIAGQDVILVEDIIDTGLTLTYLLATLRARGPASLEVCGLLDKSARRIIDVPIRYKGFDIPDEFVIGYGLDFRGRYRNLREVLGVRDVAALEDSNAVSRARNERSASGN; the protein is encoded by the coding sequence GTGTCGGCGGACCCCGTTCACCTGCTGCTTACCGCGGACGAGATCCAAGGGCGTGTGCGCGAGATCGGTGAAGAGATCAGCCATGACTACGCGGGGCGCAGTCCGATCCTGATCGGTGTCCTCAAGGGGGCCCTGGTGTTCGTCGCCGACTTGATTCGGGCGATTGAACTTCCCGCACGCGTCGACTTCATGTCGATTTCGGCCTACGGCGACGGGCAGTCCAAATCGGGCGTCGTTCGCATCCTGAAGGATCTGGACGAGGCAATCGCAGGGCAGGACGTCATCCTCGTTGAGGACATCATCGACACCGGGCTCACGCTGACCTACCTGCTGGCGACACTGCGCGCGCGCGGTCCTGCAAGCCTCGAGGTTTGCGGCCTGCTGGACAAGAGCGCGCGCCGCATCATCGACGTGCCGATCCGATACAAGGGTTTCGACATCCCCGACGAGTTCGTCATTGGGTACGGACTGGACTTCCGAGGCCGGTACCGAAATTTGCGTGAGGTCTTGGGTGTTCGCGACGTCGCGGCGTTGGAGGACTCGAACGCGGTAAGCCGCGCGCGCAACGAAAGATCCGCGTCGGGAAACTGA
- a CDS encoding MerR family transcriptional regulator, giving the protein MTSSSRAHVSIGEVLAALKSDFPDVSVSKIRFLEGEGLVRPERTPSGYRKFGPADVERLRIILTMQRDSFLPLKVIRERLAALDAGLMPPEDGSAVASVRRESAYVPDDSNRPPPAEAVDLLRPPPAVHLTQSDLATASGLDVKDVQSLREFGVLCEHQANGATYFDGDDLEVARIARDFLRLGLEARHLRTLRRFAEQEANLFEQLVVPALRNRRPEARDQARGRLVELTKLSRSLHQAYVSQSLRPTLDEEA; this is encoded by the coding sequence ATGACGTCTTCCAGTCGCGCGCACGTCAGCATCGGGGAGGTCTTGGCTGCCCTGAAGTCCGACTTCCCCGACGTCAGCGTCTCGAAGATCCGATTCTTGGAGGGGGAGGGGCTGGTTCGGCCCGAGCGAACGCCGTCGGGGTACCGCAAGTTCGGGCCCGCGGATGTCGAGCGCTTGCGCATCATCTTGACGATGCAGCGCGACTCCTTCCTTCCCCTCAAAGTGATCCGCGAAAGGCTCGCCGCCCTCGACGCCGGCCTGATGCCGCCTGAAGATGGCTCCGCCGTGGCCTCAGTGCGGCGTGAGTCGGCGTACGTGCCCGACGACTCCAATCGCCCGCCGCCCGCCGAGGCTGTGGATCTGTTGCGTCCGCCGCCCGCAGTCCACCTCACTCAGAGCGACCTGGCGACCGCCAGCGGACTCGACGTGAAGGACGTACAGTCGCTGCGAGAGTTCGGCGTGCTTTGCGAACACCAGGCGAACGGTGCGACCTATTTCGACGGTGACGATTTGGAGGTTGCTCGCATCGCGCGGGACTTCCTGCGACTGGGCCTGGAGGCTCGGCATTTGCGAACCCTTCGCCGCTTTGCCGAGCAGGAGGCGAACCTGTTCGAACAACTCGTGGTTCCGGCACTGCGGAACCGTCGCCCTGAGGCTCGAGATCAGGCGCGCGGACGCCTGGTTGAGCTGACGAAACTCTCGCGATCGTTGCATCAGGCGTACGTGAGCCAGAGTTTGCGTCCGACCCTGGATGAGGAAGCCTGA